A window of uncultured Litoreibacter sp. contains these coding sequences:
- a CDS encoding acyl-CoA dehydrogenase family protein, with product MPVETYDDIRAAVAKLCSDYPGEYWRLLDREMAYPTEFVDALTKAGWLAALVPEEYGGAGLPLSAGAAVLEEIHKAGGNAGACHAQMYTMGTLLRHGSEDQKRQYLPSIANGSLRLQAFGVTEPTSGTDTGALMTTAKLDGDAYVVNGQKIWTSRAEHSDLMILLARTTPLSGSMKKTDGLSVLLVDMRDAKGNGLTIRPIRTMMNHATTEVFFDNLRVPATNLVGEEGKGFRYILSGMNAERILIAAECIGDAKWFIEKAVAYASDRKVFGRAIGQNQGVQFPIAKAYANMRAAELMVREALRIYEAGENPGAEANMAKLLAAEASNEAANAAVQTHGGFGFAEEFDVERKFRETRLYQVAPISTNLILSYLSEHVLGLPRSY from the coding sequence ATGCCTGTAGAAACCTACGACGATATTCGCGCCGCCGTTGCAAAGCTTTGTTCTGACTACCCGGGCGAATATTGGCGACTTCTGGATCGCGAAATGGCCTACCCGACCGAGTTCGTCGATGCCTTGACCAAAGCAGGTTGGTTGGCAGCACTCGTCCCGGAAGAGTATGGCGGCGCGGGGCTGCCCCTGTCCGCCGGGGCAGCAGTCCTGGAAGAAATACACAAGGCTGGCGGAAATGCCGGGGCTTGCCACGCGCAGATGTACACAATGGGTACGCTGCTGCGGCATGGATCAGAGGACCAAAAGCGGCAGTATTTGCCGAGTATCGCGAATGGGTCGTTGCGGCTTCAAGCCTTCGGAGTGACGGAACCCACTTCGGGCACCGACACCGGCGCGCTGATGACCACAGCGAAGCTGGACGGCGACGCCTATGTGGTGAACGGCCAGAAGATCTGGACCAGCCGCGCCGAGCATTCGGACCTGATGATCCTGCTTGCCCGCACAACTCCCCTGAGCGGAAGCATGAAAAAGACGGACGGCTTGTCGGTGCTGCTGGTCGATATGCGCGACGCCAAAGGCAATGGCCTGACCATCCGCCCCATCCGCACAATGATGAACCATGCCACCACCGAAGTGTTCTTTGACAATCTGCGCGTCCCCGCCACCAATTTGGTCGGGGAAGAGGGCAAAGGCTTCCGCTACATCCTGTCGGGAATGAACGCTGAACGTATCCTTATCGCGGCGGAATGCATCGGCGATGCCAAATGGTTCATCGAAAAGGCCGTGGCCTATGCCAGCGACCGCAAGGTGTTCGGACGCGCGATTGGCCAGAACCAAGGCGTGCAATTTCCGATTGCCAAGGCCTATGCAAACATGCGCGCCGCGGAGCTGATGGTTCGCGAGGCACTTCGGATTTACGAGGCGGGCGAAAACCCGGGGGCAGAGGCGAACATGGCCAAATTGCTTGCGGCAGAGGCCTCGAACGAAGCAGCGAATGCCGCAGTACAAACCCATGGCGGTTTTGGCTTTGCCGAAGAATTTGACGTAGAGCGCAAGTTCCGCGAAACGCGGCTGTATCAGGTCGCCCCAATCTCAACCAACCTCATCCTTAGCTATCTGTCTGAACATGTTCTTGGCCTGCCAAGATCTTACTGA
- a CDS encoding hydantoinase B/oxoprolinase family protein, with amino-acid sequence MWQFWVDRGGTFTDIVAKTPKGGLKTHKLLSENPEVYPDAAVHGIREMLGLGEADPIPDGQITAVKMGTTVATNALLERKGERTLLLITKGMRDLLRIGFQNRPRLFDLNIELPELLYDDVIEVEERLSATGEVICPLDTRATRTALSEAYGKGYRSVAVALMHSYRFPAHEQTIGDMARQSGFDQVSLSHEASPLIKLVSRGDTAVVDAYLSPILRRYVSQVASALGTGKGGCERLMFMRSNGGLTDAALFEGRDAILSGPAGGVVGMVSTATEHGFDKLIGFDMGGTSTDVCHYAGEFERSFETEVAGVRMRAPMMSIHTVAAGGGSILSYRDGRMQVGPESAGANPGPAAYRRGGPLTVTDCNVLLGKLQPDLFPPVFGPNADQPLDVDAVRAKFEAMAKEIGGGLSIEEIAQGFLRIAVENMANAIKKISVQRGYDVTKYTMNCFGGAGGQHACLVADALGMESIFIHPFAGVLSAFGMGLADVRAMREHQFGKPITEVVEARAVLDQLGQDASAEVSGQGISATNIKLVQTAHIRPSGAQQTLEIPFGSEEDMTHAFAAAHQQRFGFVPTDAALVIEVLSSEAIGATGEAVQLPDAAAAPSARQTTKMWSDGMQHDAPIVDRMTLRKGDIIQGPAILTEPTGTNILEQGWQAECVSGCCLVLTRTTPLARQEAIGTEVDPVMLEVFNNLFMSIAEQMGATLANTANSVNIKERYDFSCAIFDGAGDLVANAPHVPVHLGSMSESVRTILAQNAGKIRPGDVFMMNNPFNGGTHLPDVTVITPVFDEASSDILYTVASRGHHADIGGKTPGSAPPDSRSIEEEGVLIDNFLLVEQGKLRDHETRALLASGRYPCRNIDQNMADLSAQIAANATGQLELQKITSQFGAETVHAYMKHVQANAEESVRRVLDVLRDSAFTYSLDSGDQIQVKITVDKTTREAKIDFTGTSSQNALNYNAPLAICRAVVLYVFRTLVGSDIPMNEGCLKPLNLVVPEGSMINPRSPAAVISGNTEVSQAIADTLFGALGVIAGSQGTMNNFVYGNETYQNYETICGGTGAGDGFDGTSAVHSHMTNTRMTDPEVLESRFPVRLDEFSIRRGSGGSGKFQGGDGITRRLRFLEEMTVTVLSSHRKVPPFGAAGGGHGKTGENSVMRADGRVEILGGNAEAWLNVDDVFVLKTPGGGGYGKA; translated from the coding sequence ATGTGGCAATTTTGGGTCGACCGCGGAGGCACATTCACCGACATCGTCGCCAAAACACCGAAGGGCGGGTTGAAGACGCACAAACTGCTGTCCGAAAATCCGGAAGTTTATCCTGACGCTGCCGTGCACGGCATCCGCGAAATGCTGGGGCTTGGCGAGGCTGACCCGATCCCTGATGGTCAAATCACGGCCGTCAAAATGGGCACCACCGTCGCCACAAATGCGCTGCTGGAACGCAAGGGCGAGCGCACGTTGCTATTGATCACAAAAGGTATGCGCGACCTGTTGCGCATCGGCTTTCAGAACCGCCCCCGCCTGTTTGATCTCAATATCGAATTGCCAGAGCTGCTCTATGACGACGTCATCGAAGTCGAAGAACGCCTCTCTGCTACGGGCGAGGTTATTTGCCCGCTCGACACACGTGCAACGCGTACCGCCCTGTCGGAGGCCTATGGCAAGGGTTATCGATCCGTCGCTGTCGCGCTGATGCACAGCTATCGCTTTCCTGCGCATGAGCAAACCATAGGGGACATGGCGCGGCAATCGGGTTTTGATCAGGTTTCCCTCAGCCATGAGGCCAGCCCGCTGATCAAGCTGGTCTCGCGCGGCGACACGGCCGTCGTCGACGCCTACCTTTCCCCCATTTTGCGGCGCTATGTCAGCCAGGTGGCCAGTGCGCTCGGCACCGGTAAAGGCGGCTGCGAACGGCTGATGTTCATGCGTTCCAATGGCGGGCTGACGGACGCCGCCTTGTTTGAGGGGCGTGACGCTATCCTGTCAGGCCCCGCCGGCGGCGTTGTTGGCATGGTCAGCACTGCGACGGAACACGGCTTCGACAAGCTCATCGGTTTTGATATGGGCGGCACTTCCACCGATGTGTGCCATTACGCAGGCGAATTTGAACGCAGTTTTGAGACCGAGGTTGCGGGCGTTCGGATGCGCGCGCCGATGATGTCGATCCACACGGTTGCGGCGGGCGGCGGGTCGATTCTGTCTTACCGTGACGGGCGTATGCAGGTTGGCCCCGAAAGCGCCGGCGCCAATCCCGGCCCCGCCGCATACCGGCGTGGCGGCCCTTTGACTGTCACCGACTGCAACGTGCTGCTGGGTAAGCTGCAGCCTGATCTGTTCCCACCTGTCTTTGGCCCGAACGCAGATCAACCGCTGGACGTGGACGCGGTCCGCGCAAAGTTCGAGGCTATGGCAAAAGAGATCGGAGGCGGCCTCAGCATTGAGGAAATTGCCCAAGGCTTCCTGCGCATAGCTGTCGAAAACATGGCAAACGCCATTAAGAAAATCAGCGTGCAGCGCGGCTATGACGTGACCAAATACACCATGAACTGTTTCGGCGGCGCGGGTGGGCAGCATGCCTGTCTGGTGGCTGATGCATTGGGAATGGAAAGTATCTTTATCCACCCCTTTGCCGGCGTGCTTTCGGCTTTTGGAATGGGGCTCGCGGACGTGCGCGCCATGCGCGAGCATCAGTTTGGCAAGCCAATCACCGAGGTTGTAGAGGCCCGCGCTGTGCTGGATCAGCTTGGCCAAGACGCCTCCGCCGAGGTCAGCGGTCAGGGCATTTCTGCCACCAATATCAAGCTGGTGCAGACGGCCCATATCCGCCCAAGCGGGGCGCAGCAAACGCTTGAAATCCCCTTCGGCTCTGAGGAGGACATGACCCATGCCTTCGCCGCCGCCCATCAGCAGCGGTTCGGCTTCGTTCCGACCGATGCGGCACTCGTGATCGAAGTCCTCTCGTCCGAGGCCATCGGGGCCACAGGCGAGGCAGTGCAATTGCCGGATGCCGCCGCCGCGCCTTCAGCGCGCCAAACCACCAAAATGTGGTCGGATGGCATGCAGCACGACGCGCCCATTGTGGACCGCATGACCTTGCGCAAAGGTGACATTATCCAAGGCCCCGCCATCCTGACCGAACCCACGGGCACCAACATTCTTGAACAGGGCTGGCAAGCGGAATGCGTTTCTGGATGCTGCCTGGTCCTGACCCGTACCACGCCGCTCGCCCGTCAGGAGGCCATCGGTACCGAGGTCGACCCGGTCATGCTGGAGGTCTTCAACAACCTGTTCATGTCGATCGCGGAACAGATGGGTGCGACCCTGGCCAACACCGCTAATTCCGTCAATATCAAGGAACGCTACGACTTCTCCTGTGCGATCTTCGACGGGGCGGGCGATTTGGTGGCCAATGCCCCGCATGTGCCGGTGCATCTGGGTTCCATGTCGGAAAGCGTGCGAACCATTTTGGCGCAGAACGCCGGGAAGATTAGGCCCGGTGACGTTTTCATGATGAACAACCCGTTCAACGGGGGGACCCACCTTCCCGATGTCACGGTCATCACGCCGGTATTTGACGAGGCAAGCTCGGACATACTCTACACCGTTGCCAGCCGGGGGCATCATGCCGACATTGGCGGCAAAACTCCGGGCTCAGCGCCCCCTGACAGCCGATCCATCGAAGAAGAGGGCGTGCTGATTGACAATTTCCTACTGGTCGAACAGGGCAAACTTAGAGACCACGAAACCCGCGCGCTACTCGCTTCCGGCCGCTACCCTTGCCGCAACATAGATCAAAACATGGCGGACCTTTCGGCGCAGATTGCCGCCAATGCGACGGGGCAATTGGAGCTTCAGAAAATCACGTCCCAATTCGGCGCTGAGACCGTGCATGCTTACATGAAGCATGTGCAGGCGAACGCCGAGGAAAGTGTGCGGCGGGTGCTTGATGTCTTGCGAGACAGTGCATTCACCTACTCGCTGGACAGCGGCGACCAGATTCAGGTGAAGATCACGGTGGACAAAACCACCCGCGAGGCGAAGATAGATTTCACCGGAACGTCATCCCAAAACGCATTGAACTACAATGCTCCACTCGCGATTTGTCGAGCCGTGGTTTTGTATGTCTTCCGCACTTTGGTGGGCAGCGATATCCCGATGAACGAAGGCTGCCTGAAGCCGTTGAACCTTGTGGTTCCCGAGGGGAGCATGATCAACCCACGCAGCCCTGCCGCTGTGATCTCTGGAAATACCGAGGTCAGTCAGGCCATTGCAGACACGCTTTTTGGCGCGCTCGGGGTCATCGCCGGCAGTCAGGGCACGATGAACAACTTTGTCTATGGAAACGAAACCTACCAAAACTACGAAACCATTTGTGGTGGTACGGGGGCAGGCGACGGGTTTGACGGAACCAGCGCGGTGCATAGCCACATGACCAACACCCGCATGACCGACCCGGAGGTCCTGGAATCGCGTTTCCCGGTGCGGTTGGACGAGTTTTCGATCCGCCGGGGCTCTGGTGGATCAGGGAAATTCCAAGGTGGTGACGGTATCACGCGGCGGTTGCGGTTCCTGGAAGAAATGACTGTCACCGTGCTTTCCTCTCATCGCAAAGTCCCGCCGTTTGGGGCCGCCGGCGGCGGGCACGGGAAGACAGGTGAAAACAGCGTCATGCGTGCAGATGGCCGCGTAGAAATCCTTGGGGGAAACGCCGAGGCGTGGCTCAACGTGGACGATGTGTTTGTCTTAAAGACCCCGGGTGGAGGAGGTTACGGAAAGGCCTGA
- a CDS encoding TRAP transporter large permease, translated as MLVKTLVILLALIGLAVPIAASLGWLGLILQFTDSPMPLHRAISDMAWQTSTDFLLVAIPMFVMMGEILLRAGITERMYDGIVKWLGWLPGGLMHSNIGSSALFAATSGSSVATAATIGTVAVPQIKKRGYNESLFLGTVAAGGTLGILIPPSINLILYGLLTNTSVPELYLAGFLPGFLLALLFMATVVIACMIKPEWGGDQLRHTWAERLRALPSLIPPLGIFVVVVGSIYAGLATPTEAAALGVVASMGLAALNGKMSIDMMRQAIEGTMRTTAMIMLIIIAAVFLNFVLSIIGLTQALTDFVTGLGWTPMQTMLMIVAVLVLIGCFMETLSMLLTMAPLITPIVVALGFDPVWFGILLMVLLETALITPPIGINLYVVQGIRKGGPMIDVIKGALPFVVTMFVMLGLLLFFPNLALWLPSLVY; from the coding sequence ATGTTGGTCAAAACACTTGTCATCCTGCTGGCCCTGATCGGGTTGGCCGTGCCTATCGCCGCCTCGCTGGGATGGCTTGGACTGATCCTGCAATTCACCGATAGCCCGATGCCGCTGCACCGCGCGATCTCGGACATGGCGTGGCAGACATCGACGGACTTCCTGCTGGTGGCGATCCCGATGTTCGTGATGATGGGCGAAATCCTGCTGCGCGCCGGCATCACGGAACGCATGTATGACGGTATCGTCAAATGGCTGGGCTGGCTGCCGGGCGGGCTGATGCACTCCAATATCGGGTCCTCGGCGCTGTTCGCGGCCACTTCCGGTTCCTCCGTGGCGACCGCTGCGACCATCGGCACCGTGGCTGTGCCGCAGATCAAGAAGCGTGGTTACAACGAAAGCCTGTTTCTGGGTACCGTCGCCGCTGGCGGGACACTGGGCATCCTGATCCCCCCGTCGATCAACCTGATCCTCTACGGGTTGCTCACCAACACATCCGTTCCCGAGCTGTACCTCGCGGGCTTTCTGCCCGGCTTTCTGCTGGCGCTGCTCTTCATGGCCACGGTCGTTATTGCCTGCATGATCAAACCAGAATGGGGCGGCGATCAGCTGCGCCATACTTGGGCCGAGCGCCTGCGCGCCCTACCATCCCTGATCCCGCCGCTTGGCATCTTCGTGGTGGTTGTCGGCTCCATCTATGCGGGGCTTGCCACGCCTACCGAGGCCGCCGCCTTGGGCGTCGTGGCGTCCATGGGGCTGGCTGCGCTGAACGGCAAAATGTCCATCGACATGATGCGTCAGGCCATCGAGGGCACCATGCGCACCACAGCGATGATCATGCTGATTATCATCGCCGCCGTCTTCCTGAACTTCGTGCTGTCGATCATCGGTCTGACCCAGGCGCTGACCGATTTCGTCACCGGGCTGGGTTGGACGCCGATGCAAACCATGCTGATGATTGTCGCGGTGCTGGTGCTGATCGGCTGTTTCATGGAAACGTTGTCGATGCTGCTGACCATGGCGCCGCTGATCACCCCCATCGTGGTGGCGCTGGGCTTTGACCCCGTCTGGTTCGGCATCTTGCTGATGGTGCTGCTGGAAACCGCGCTGATCACCCCGCCCATTGGCATCAACCTCTACGTGGTGCAGGGCATCCGAAAAGGCGGGCCGATGATCGACGTTATCAAAGGCGCGCTGCCTTTCGTCGTCACCATGTTTGTAATGCTGGGGCTACTTTTGTTCTTCCCTAATCTGGCGCTCTGGTTGCCGTCACTGGTCTACTAA
- a CDS encoding TRAP transporter small permease subunit — protein MLERLLTNTRTLSLWLTWIGGTLIVLSAFLVTAEVFLRKLFNLSIGGADEISGYAFGVATALALSYALFERAHIRVDALLGAIPKVLHGAINLLGMLLLVSFALVIVYNVWSMVGDTLSNGSRSITPMRVPLAIPQIPWLLGWAFFVFSGLLLCLVALRRMAKGDHAGTQDLIGVKSLDEQIQDETV, from the coding sequence ATGTTAGAGCGACTGCTAACCAACACACGCACCCTCAGCTTGTGGCTGACATGGATTGGCGGGACATTGATTGTCCTATCGGCATTCCTCGTCACGGCGGAAGTCTTCCTGCGCAAGTTGTTCAACCTGTCCATCGGCGGGGCGGATGAAATTTCTGGCTATGCCTTTGGCGTCGCGACCGCACTGGCGCTGTCCTACGCGTTGTTTGAGCGCGCGCATATCAGGGTCGACGCGCTCTTAGGGGCGATCCCCAAAGTGCTGCACGGGGCAATAAACCTGCTGGGAATGCTGCTGCTGGTCAGCTTTGCCTTGGTTATCGTCTACAACGTCTGGTCGATGGTCGGCGACACGCTGTCGAACGGGTCGCGGTCGATCACGCCGATGCGCGTCCCGCTGGCCATCCCGCAAATACCGTGGCTGCTGGGCTGGGCCTTCTTTGTCTTCTCTGGTCTGCTGCTGTGCCTTGTGGCGCTGAGGCGCATGGCCAAGGGCGATCACGCAGGCACGCAGGACCTGATCGGGGTCAAATCCCTCGACGAGCAAATTCAAGACGAAACGGTGTAA
- a CDS encoding TRAP transporter substrate-binding protein, protein MKKVTTALAALTFSASAAFADDPVVLSAVGTWSSLTNFQKHEEPFFNSRLNEASGGAIVGKIQSQSGLGLKGFEIMRLVKNGVFDFAFGLPGYVAAENAIFEGADLSSLTQDIDTQRKVSEAYYPTLETAFADIYNAKLLMLYPFPSQTLWCNGEVNGIADLDGKKIRVYSTTLGDFVEGVGGTSVTVSFSEVIPALEKGVVDCAITGTMSAYTAKWNQVATHAYTLRVGWGLAFGAMNMDKWNSLSAEQQSLLQTEIATLNDAMWAETATEDDVAISCITGGDCSVGEPGSMTLVEPSEADLKLRDTIATDVVLARWAERCGAECAANWNETVGPILGLTAAAK, encoded by the coding sequence ATGAAAAAAGTAACAACGGCCCTCGCAGCCCTCACCTTCAGCGCAAGCGCCGCCTTCGCAGATGACCCTGTCGTTCTGAGCGCCGTGGGCACATGGTCCAGCCTGACGAACTTCCAAAAGCACGAAGAACCCTTCTTCAATTCCCGCCTCAACGAAGCCTCCGGCGGTGCCATCGTCGGCAAGATCCAGTCACAATCCGGTCTCGGCCTGAAGGGCTTTGAGATTATGCGCCTTGTGAAGAACGGCGTGTTCGATTTCGCCTTCGGCCTGCCTGGCTACGTCGCGGCAGAGAACGCGATCTTTGAGGGCGCAGACCTGTCGTCACTGACCCAAGACATCGACACGCAGCGCAAAGTTTCGGAAGCTTACTATCCCACTTTGGAAACTGCATTCGCCGACATCTACAACGCCAAGCTCCTGATGCTGTACCCGTTTCCCAGCCAAACCCTGTGGTGCAATGGCGAGGTGAACGGCATCGCAGACCTGGACGGCAAGAAAATCCGTGTCTACTCCACCACCTTGGGTGATTTCGTCGAAGGCGTCGGCGGCACGTCCGTCACCGTGTCCTTCTCCGAAGTGATCCCGGCGCTGGAAAAGGGCGTCGTTGACTGCGCAATCACCGGCACCATGTCCGCCTACACCGCCAAGTGGAACCAAGTCGCCACCCACGCCTACACATTGCGCGTCGGTTGGGGCCTCGCGTTTGGGGCGATGAACATGGACAAGTGGAACAGCCTGTCAGCCGAACAGCAATCGCTGCTCCAGACTGAAATCGCGACCTTGAACGACGCGATGTGGGCCGAGACAGCGACTGAGGATGACGTGGCCATCTCTTGTATCACAGGCGGCGATTGTTCCGTCGGCGAACCGGGATCTATGACCTTGGTCGAGCCATCTGAAGCGGACCTAAAACTCCGCGACACCATCGCAACGGATGTGGTTCTGGCCCGCTGGGCGGAACGCTGCGGGGCCGAGTGTGCGGCCAACTGGAACGAGACCGTGGGTCCGATCCTCGGCCTGACCGCTGCAGCGAAGTAA
- a CDS encoding putative hydro-lyase — MTTQTTSYADLTGASAEQVRASIRSGSYAGHTAGLAAGKLQCNLAILPERFALDFLRFCQRNPKPCPVVGVGDSGDPSLPTLGRDIDIRTDVSRYRVFKDGVLAEEVSDISALWSDDFVTVALGCSFTFENALLRNDIPVRHIETGRNVPMFRSNIDLTPAGPFGGKMVVTMRPIPEHQVDEAHKISARFPQAHGAPIGIGDPTEIGINDLSSPDWGDAVEIKPGEVPVYWACGVTPQNVLLDAKLPLCITHSPGHMLIADVAEDAETPILPTP, encoded by the coding sequence ATGACGACCCAGACCACATCTTACGCCGATCTAACAGGCGCGTCCGCCGAGCAGGTTCGCGCATCTATTCGGTCTGGATCATATGCGGGGCATACCGCCGGCCTTGCCGCAGGAAAGCTTCAATGCAACCTCGCAATTCTCCCTGAGCGGTTTGCGTTGGACTTCTTGCGGTTCTGCCAGCGCAACCCCAAGCCCTGCCCGGTGGTTGGTGTGGGTGATAGCGGCGACCCGAGCCTGCCGACGCTTGGCCGCGACATCGATATCCGAACTGACGTCTCAAGGTATCGCGTCTTCAAAGACGGCGTGCTTGCGGAAGAGGTCAGCGATATTTCCGCTCTCTGGAGCGACGACTTCGTCACCGTTGCCCTGGGCTGCTCCTTCACGTTTGAAAATGCGCTTCTGCGCAATGACATCCCCGTCCGCCATATCGAAACGGGCCGCAACGTCCCTATGTTCCGGTCCAACATCGACCTGACACCGGCAGGGCCGTTTGGCGGCAAAATGGTCGTCACAATGCGGCCCATCCCGGAACATCAGGTAGACGAAGCCCACAAAATCAGCGCCCGGTTTCCGCAGGCCCACGGTGCGCCCATTGGCATTGGCGACCCCACTGAGATTGGCATCAATGACCTGTCCAGCCCCGATTGGGGTGATGCAGTCGAAATCAAACCGGGCGAGGTCCCTGTCTATTGGGCCTGCGGCGTCACTCCGCAAAACGTGCTGCTCGATGCCAAGCTGCCGCTATGCATCACCCATTCTCCCGGCCACATGCTGATCGCGGACGTGGCCGAAGATGCCGAAACGCCCATTCTTCCGACCCCATAA
- a CDS encoding LysR family transcriptional regulator — translation MTFDQIKTFLWVARLGGFRKAAERLHLSQPAVSTRISNLEDELRVPLFERGPGTLVLTKHGTLLLSYAEQMLFVEEEIKQRVANPSEAEGLFRVGASETIAQAWLPEFLKAFSEQYPRVNLDLTVDISLNLRASLLERRLDLVFLMGPVSEFTVENVALPPFDLHWYRSTQNPETDLSAIPVISYSSKTRPHRELMSELSRRIGPQVRVYASASLSASLKMIAAGIAVGPYPRALADDYLRSGQIVEFDPGFKPTSLEFTASYLSEPRSFLVENSAEIARDVAVQWEASHPR, via the coding sequence ATGACCTTTGATCAAATAAAGACGTTCTTGTGGGTTGCGAGGCTTGGGGGCTTTCGCAAAGCGGCGGAGCGTCTGCATCTGTCCCAGCCCGCGGTGTCGACGCGCATATCCAACTTGGAAGATGAGCTGCGCGTCCCGCTTTTCGAACGTGGCCCCGGCACCCTTGTGCTCACGAAGCATGGCACATTGCTTCTGTCCTATGCGGAACAGATGCTGTTCGTCGAAGAAGAGATCAAGCAGCGTGTGGCAAATCCGTCCGAGGCAGAGGGGCTGTTTCGCGTAGGCGCGTCGGAGACGATTGCACAAGCCTGGTTGCCGGAGTTCCTGAAAGCGTTCAGCGAGCAATATCCTCGCGTGAACCTTGATTTGACGGTCGATATTTCGCTCAACCTGCGGGCCTCCCTTTTGGAGCGGCGGCTGGATCTGGTCTTTCTGATGGGCCCTGTTTCGGAATTCACCGTCGAAAACGTGGCCCTGCCGCCGTTCGATTTGCATTGGTACCGCTCGACCCAAAATCCGGAAACTGATCTTAGCGCCATTCCGGTCATTTCATATTCCAGCAAGACCCGACCCCACCGCGAGCTGATGTCGGAATTGTCCCGCCGCATTGGGCCTCAGGTGCGGGTCTATGCGTCGGCGTCTTTGTCGGCCAGTTTGAAGATGATCGCGGCGGGAATCGCCGTTGGCCCCTATCCCCGCGCCCTGGCAGACGATTACCTGCGCTCCGGCCAAATTGTCGAGTTCGACCCCGGGTTCAAACCCACATCGTTGGAGTTCACGGCGTCTTACCTGTCGGAACCGCGCAGCTTTCTTGTTGAAAACAGCGCAGAAATTGCGCGGGACGTGGCGGTGCAGTGGGAAGCTTCTCACCCTAGGTAG
- a CDS encoding ribonuclease D, with protein MANHLYIGDLPDGLDLGPIVAIDCETMGLNPHRDRLCVIQMSGGDGNAHMIQVQQGQTEAPNLSKMLADPNVLKLFHFGRFDIAAMLNTFGTVTAPVYCTKIASKLVRTYTDRHGLKNLLQELMNKDISKQQQSSDWGAKSLTDAQLDYAASDVLYLHELREKLNVMLEREGRTEIAQACFDFLPMRARLDLAGWPEIDIFAH; from the coding sequence GTGGCAAATCATCTCTATATCGGCGACTTGCCGGACGGCTTGGACCTTGGGCCTATCGTGGCCATAGATTGCGAAACCATGGGGCTCAATCCACATCGGGATCGGCTATGCGTGATCCAGATGTCTGGCGGCGACGGCAATGCCCACATGATCCAGGTGCAACAGGGCCAGACGGAGGCCCCGAACCTAAGCAAGATGTTGGCGGATCCGAATGTCCTGAAACTGTTTCACTTTGGGCGCTTTGATATCGCGGCCATGCTGAATACGTTTGGAACCGTCACCGCGCCTGTTTATTGCACCAAGATCGCGTCAAAGCTGGTGCGTACCTACACGGACCGGCATGGGCTGAAAAATCTGCTTCAGGAGTTGATGAACAAGGATATCTCCAAACAGCAGCAGTCTAGCGACTGGGGCGCCAAGAGCCTGACCGACGCGCAATTGGACTACGCGGCGTCTGATGTTTTGTACCTGCACGAGCTGCGCGAGAAGCTGAACGTGATGCTGGAACGCGAGGGCCGCACCGAGATTGCGCAGGCGTGTTTTGACTTCCTGCCGATGCGCGCTCGGCTGGATTTGGCCGGTTGGCCTGAAATTGACATCTTCGCGCACTAA